In one Bradyrhizobium cosmicum genomic region, the following are encoded:
- the nifH gene encoding nitrogenase iron protein, translating to MSSLRQIAFYGKGGIGKSTTSQNTLAALAEMGHKILIVGCDPKADSTRLILHAKAQDTILSLAANAGSVEDLEIEDVMKVGYRDIRCVESGGPEPGVGCAGRGVITSINFLEENGAYEDVDYVSYDVLGDVVCGGFAMPIRENKAQEIYIVMSGEMMAMYAANNISKGILKYANSGGVRLGGLVCNERQTDKELELAEALAKKLGTQLIYFVPRDNIVQHAELRRMTVLEYAPDSKQAEHYRTLATRIHNNKGKGIIPTPITMDELEDMLMEHGIMKAVDESVVGKTAAELAAMPA from the coding sequence ATGTCTTCACTGAGACAAATCGCGTTTTACGGCAAGGGCGGTATCGGCAAGTCGACGACGTCGCAGAACACGCTGGCTGCGCTGGCGGAGATGGGCCACAAGATCCTGATCGTCGGCTGTGATCCCAAGGCGGATTCGACTCGCCTGATCCTGCACGCCAAGGCGCAGGATACGATCCTGAGCCTGGCGGCGAATGCCGGCAGCGTCGAGGACCTCGAAATCGAGGATGTCATGAAAGTCGGCTACCGCGACATCCGTTGCGTCGAGTCCGGCGGTCCGGAACCCGGTGTCGGCTGCGCCGGCCGCGGCGTGATCACCTCGATCAACTTCCTGGAAGAGAACGGCGCCTATGAAGACGTCGACTACGTGTCCTACGATGTGCTCGGCGACGTCGTGTGTGGCGGCTTCGCGATGCCGATCCGCGAGAACAAGGCGCAGGAAATCTACATCGTGATGTCCGGCGAGATGATGGCGATGTATGCCGCCAACAACATCTCCAAGGGCATTCTGAAATACGCCAATTCCGGCGGCGTGCGTCTCGGCGGCCTGGTCTGCAACGAACGGCAGACCGACAAGGAGCTGGAACTGGCGGAAGCGCTGGCGAAGAAGCTCGGCACCCAGCTGATCTACTTCGTGCCGCGCGACAACATCGTGCAGCACGCGGAGCTGCGCCGCATGACGGTTCTGGAATATGCGCCCGACTCGAAGCAAGCGGAACACTATCGCACGCTCGCGACCCGGATTCACAACAACAAGGGCAAGGGCATCATCCCGACCCCGATCACGATGGACGAGCTCGAGGATATGCTGATGGAGCACGGCATCATGAAGGCGGTCGACGAGTCCGTCGTCGGCAAGACCGCGGCTGAACTCGCGGCGATGCCGGCCTGA
- a CDS encoding response regulator: MQLEPKLQAAAHRSTVFVIEGEEVVRSALSYILRDRYRVHTFISTDEAHISADKPDVVLIGASILQDRSETLLPELIAQFAGAKILFVADRTSDPLAQACLGSGAHGVVSKPISFDPVCDAVRSALAVPIVQGGPSRLIRMAFG, encoded by the coding sequence ATGCAGCTCGAACCGAAATTGCAAGCCGCTGCCCATCGATCGACCGTCTTCGTGATTGAAGGCGAAGAGGTCGTACGGTCTGCGCTGTCCTACATCCTCAGGGACCGTTATCGGGTACACACATTCATATCGACGGACGAAGCGCACATCTCCGCGGACAAGCCCGATGTCGTCTTGATTGGCGCGTCCATCTTGCAGGACCGGAGCGAGACGCTCCTACCCGAACTCATTGCGCAATTCGCCGGCGCCAAGATCCTGTTCGTGGCCGACCGAACCTCCGACCCTCTCGCGCAAGCATGCCTCGGAAGTGGTGCACACGGCGTCGTCTCCAAGCCGATCTCGTTTGATCCGGTTTGCGATGCCGTCCGCTCCGCCCTCGCCGTACCAATTGTGCAAGGCGGCCCGTCCCGCCTCATCCGCATGGCGTTTGGCTAG
- a CDS encoding SufE family protein: MTTSQQQALSIDDIVENFALLDEWDDRYRYVIELGRKLAPFPEQDRNEVNKVRGCASQVWLATTVCRSDGETVLTFMGDSDAHIVRGLVAILIALLSGRPAWQIANENPIALFERLGLGEHLTPQRSNGFRSMVERMRADAQGVLSEAV, from the coding sequence ATGACCACATCGCAGCAGCAGGCGCTCTCGATCGACGACATCGTCGAAAACTTCGCGCTGCTCGACGAATGGGACGATCGCTACCGTTACGTGATCGAGCTTGGCCGCAAGCTGGCGCCGTTTCCCGAGCAGGATCGCAACGAGGTCAATAAGGTGCGGGGGTGTGCCAGCCAGGTGTGGCTGGCAACGACCGTCTGCCGGAGCGATGGCGAAACAGTGCTCACCTTCATGGGCGACAGCGATGCCCATATCGTCCGCGGCCTGGTCGCGATCCTGATCGCGCTGCTGTCGGGGCGACCCGCTTGGCAGATCGCGAACGAAAATCCAATCGCCCTGTTCGAGCGGCTGGGTCTTGGCGAACATCTGACGCCGCAGCGCTCCAACGGTTTCCGCTCCATGGTGGAGCGGATGCGCGCGGATGCCCAGGGCGTGCTGTCGGAAGCGGTCTAG
- a CDS encoding nitrogen fixation protein NifZ yields MSGQIAAKPKPPSGSKSKPVARVVCNAGRHKTVRNMEMRLAGRFDPGEPIRSLAPIMNDGMYPHKDVGEALVYPGDTGIVRERWRFLDDTYYTVEFAGRSVFVIMRGHEMMRIGTALDVGLE; encoded by the coding sequence ATGAGCGGACAGATCGCTGCGAAGCCGAAGCCCCCGTCGGGCTCCAAGTCGAAGCCGGTCGCGCGCGTCGTATGCAACGCCGGTCGGCACAAGACGGTGCGCAACATGGAAATGCGGCTGGCCGGCCGTTTCGATCCGGGAGAGCCGATCCGTTCGCTGGCGCCGATCATGAACGACGGCATGTACCCGCACAAGGACGTCGGTGAGGCCCTGGTGTATCCCGGCGATACCGGAATCGTCCGCGAGAGGTGGCGGTTTCTCGACGATACTTACTACACGGTCGAATTCGCCGGACGCTCAGTGTTCGTCATCATGCGCGGCCACGAGATGATGCGGATAGGAACGGCTCTCGACGTCGGCCTTGAATAG
- a CDS encoding cysteine desulfurase: MHPAVSNGSYDVQRVREDFPILAMQVYGKPLVYLDNAASAQKPKAVLDRLTQAYTSECANVHRGLHYLANAATDAYEGARDKVARFLNAGRREEVIFTRGATEAINLVAQTFGRERIGPGDEIVLSIMEHHANIVPWHFLRERQGAVIKWAPVDDDGNFLLDEFEKLLTDRTRMVAITQMSNVLGSVVPVKDVVRLAHARGIPVLVDGSQGCVHMDVDVRDIDCDFYVITGHKLYGPTGIGALYGKYEHLAAMTPFNGGGEMIREVTRDVITYGDPPHRFEAGTPSIVQAIGLGAAIDYINSIGKERIRRHENGLLTYAQERLRGINSLRIIGTAAEKGAIVSFEMKNAHAHDFATVIDRSGIAVRAGTHCAMPLLDRFGVSATCRASFALYNTKEEVDVLAEALTKAQELFS, translated from the coding sequence ATGCATCCGGCAGTCAGCAACGGCAGTTATGACGTTCAGCGTGTCCGCGAGGATTTCCCGATCCTAGCGATGCAGGTCTATGGCAAGCCGCTGGTCTATCTGGACAATGCGGCATCCGCCCAGAAGCCGAAAGCGGTGCTCGATCGCCTGACCCAGGCCTACACGTCCGAATGCGCCAATGTGCATCGCGGGTTGCACTATCTCGCCAATGCGGCGACGGATGCCTATGAGGGCGCCCGTGACAAGGTCGCGCGCTTCCTCAATGCCGGGCGCCGCGAGGAGGTCATCTTCACGCGCGGTGCCACGGAAGCGATCAATTTGGTGGCGCAAACCTTTGGTCGGGAGCGCATCGGCCCTGGTGACGAGATCGTACTCTCGATCATGGAGCATCATGCCAATATCGTGCCCTGGCACTTCCTCAGGGAGCGTCAGGGCGCCGTCATCAAATGGGCACCGGTTGATGACGATGGAAACTTCCTGCTCGACGAGTTCGAGAAGCTCCTGACCGATCGCACCAGGATGGTGGCGATCACGCAGATGTCGAACGTGCTGGGAAGCGTCGTTCCCGTCAAGGACGTGGTTCGGCTGGCGCACGCCCGGGGCATTCCGGTTCTGGTCGACGGCTCGCAGGGCTGCGTCCACATGGACGTCGATGTCCGCGACATCGACTGCGATTTCTACGTCATCACCGGCCACAAGCTCTACGGACCGACCGGCATTGGCGCGCTATACGGTAAGTACGAGCATCTTGCCGCGATGACGCCGTTCAACGGTGGCGGCGAGATGATCCGCGAGGTTACACGTGACGTCATCACCTATGGCGATCCGCCGCACCGCTTCGAGGCCGGGACGCCGTCGATCGTGCAGGCCATCGGGCTTGGTGCCGCGATCGACTACATCAATTCCATCGGCAAAGAGCGGATCCGCAGACACGAGAATGGGCTGCTGACCTATGCCCAGGAACGGTTGCGTGGAATCAATTCGTTGCGGATCATCGGCACGGCCGCCGAAAAGGGCGCCATCGTCTCGTTCGAGATGAAGAACGCGCATGCCCACGATTTTGCGACCGTGATCGATCGCTCCGGCATCGCCGTGCGGGCCGGCACGCACTGCGCCATGCCGTTGCTCGATCGGTTCGGTGTCTCAGCCACCTGCCGTGCCTCGTTCGCGCTCTACAATACCAAGGAGGAGGTCGACGTCCTCGCGGAGGCGCTGACCAAGGCCCAGGAGCTATTCTCATGA